Below is a genomic region from Piscirickettsia litoralis.
AAAAAAGTGATTAGTGACAGGTTCAGAATGTAAAATATTGTCGATAAAACCGAATGATTTAGCTTCGGCAGCATCTAAATAACTCACATCATCCATCAGTTCTGATAAGGCATCTTCACTCATGCCCGTTTTAGCGGTGTAGGATTTAATGATGTTATTTTTGACTTTATCGAGGACTTCGGCGGCTTTTCTCATCTCATCGGCATCACCGCGAGCGACAGTGGCAGGGTTGTGAATCATGAATAACCCTAAGTGATTCATGCTGACCGAATCCCCCGCCATCGCAATCACTGAGGCAATCGATGCCGCCATGCCCTGAATTTCAACTGAAACGTGTGCGTTGTGTGCTTTTAATAAGCTATAAATGGTAATGCCATCATCGACACTGCCACCGGGCGAGTTGATTAATACTTTAATTTCGTTGATTTCATTACCAAGCGCATTAAGCTCATTAGCGAACTCTTTGGAAGTAATGCCCCAATAGCCAATTTCATCATAAATTTCTATTTTTGCAGACGAACTGCTCAAGGCTTTCATTGAAAACCATGAATTTGTTTTCATCGGTTGTTTTCCTATATATTTGAGATAAAGAAGCAGCTAAAGGAGTGAAAGATGTATAAACGTCTGGTGTTTTCTTTGTGCGCCGCCGCTTTAATCGGCCTTATTGTATTGCTGTACTCGTGGCTTCATCTATCGACTCATCACCACTCTGCAGCAAGCCATTTGTCGCCGTCTGTCCAGGGTTCGAGTCAAACACAAGGCCTAGTTTCTGCATAAGTGTCTGGTCTTTGGCAATCTCTTCGAGTAAATCTTCAGCATCACGCCCTTGCATAGCCGCTTGTTCACT
It encodes:
- a CDS encoding head maturation protease, ClpP-related codes for the protein MKTNSWFSMKALSSSSAKIEIYDEIGYWGITSKEFANELNALGNEINEIKVLINSPGGSVDDGITIYSLLKAHNAHVSVEIQGMAASIASVIAMAGDSVSMNHLGLFMIHNPATVARGDADEMRKAAEVLDKVKNNIIKSYTAKTGMSEDALSELMDDVSYLDAAEAKSFGFIDNILHSEPVTNHFFNPQNKVSSNHLKRIQNMSTKKTTSTPPIENKTTTKPPVTESHTDPVAVERERVSNILNLCNQANQNHMAQSLISNGLTLEQAQNIVSANAENQSDEVHINTTTTPETPTQNKSSFGELLNKFCEEG